Genomic DNA from Halorussus rarus:
GGGGATTGCCAGCGCCGCGCCGACGCCCTGGAGCATCCGGAGCGCGAGTATCGCGGCGTAGCTGTCGGCGAAGACGTACGCCCCGCTGGCGACCCCGAGCAGCGCGAGGCCGACCAGGATGAACGCCCGTCGCTTGCCGGTCCGGTCGGAGAGCCGCCCGGCGAACGGCTGGCCGAAGCTGTTGAGGAAGCCGAACAGCGAGAGCGCGACCCCGATGAGCACCGACTGGGCGACCGCGACCCCGAGCAACTCGCCCCCGCCGCCGGGCACGTCCAGGATCACCTCGTCGAGGAATTGCGGCAGGACGACGATGAGGAAGGAGTTGCCGACCGAGTCTATCATCCGGGCGAACGCGAGGGTCAGCACCCGCCGGTCGGTCCCGAGCAGCGCCATTCGTCGGAACGAGGGCGCGTGCGGGGAAGACGGTTGCGGCACCGGCTGCGTCCGATAACAGTCTACGTGAGTGGCGTCGGAACCACCCTCCCGCCCGGACTATGCGTAATTTTAACACACCTCGCGTGGTAGGTTCACGCTCTCCATCCGGTCGCCGGCGCCGCGCCGCCGACCCGGAGTCCCACCGATGACCAAGATAGAGTGCCAGAACTGCGGACGGAAGGCGACGGTCGACAGCGACCAGCGGGCGTCCGACGCCCCGATGCGGTACTGTCGGCGCTGCGGCGAGGAGCTCCCGCCGCGCGAGGAGTGGTGAGCAGGCCGCCCGGGGACGACCGAGTGCCGGACGCGGACCGCGCGAGTAGCCACTGGGAATCGACGACCTCTCGACCGCGACCCCCGTCACCGAACTGATTTCTCCTCGCCGCCCGAACCGCCGCGCATGGAGAAGACCGCCATCGACGACGCGGACTCGGCGGCGTTCGACGAGGGCGTCGACCGCCGGTCGCTGGCCGAGGCGCTCGGCGCGACGGACCTCGCCCTGAACCACTACCGCGTCCCGCCCGGAGAGGAGTTCCCGAGCGGCCTCCACGCCCACGGCGACCAGGAGGAGGTGTTCGTCGTCCTCGACGGCGAGGCGACCTTCGAGACGCTCGCCCCCCGAGACGAGGGCGGCGGCGACCAGCAGGTCTCGGAGTGGACGGCCGCGGCAGTCACCGCAGCCGCGGGCGAGGCAGTCCGGTTCGCGCCCGGCGAGTACCAGTCGGGCCGGAACGCCGGCGACGAGGACCTGGTGGCGCTCGCGCTCGGCGCACCCCGGGACAGCGAGGACGTGCGGATCCCGCTGGCCTGCCCCGAGTGCGGCCACGACTACCTCGGGCCGGAAGCGGGCGAGGACGGGGAGGTCCGACTCGTCTGTCCGGCCTGCGGCGCCGAGCACGCGCCCGACGGCTGTCCGGACTGCGGGAGCGAGATGCGGGCCGCGCTCGGCGGGTCGGCGGACGGTCCGTCCGCGGTGCGCTCCGAGACGGTCGCGGTCTGCCCGGACTGCGGCGCGGAGGCGGCGACCCCGTTCCGGTCGTGACCCGGTCCGGGTCCGTCGCGCCGGTCGACGTGCGTCAGTTTCCGACCGCGTCGCCCTCGACGGCGGTCACGTCGACGTTCTCGTCCAGCACGATGCGGAGTTCGTCGCCGTCGCACGAGACCGTCACCTCGACCCGCCACGGGTCCTCCGAGCGCACGGCGACCGGGTCGGTGGCGGAGACGAACTCCAGCTCCCAGAGCGGTCGGCTGGTCACGTCGACGCCCCGAGCGTGGAAGAACGACACGACGGCGGGGTGGTAGAGGACGTTCTCGCCGGGCGTGGTGAACATGAACCCCTGACAGTTCTCGCAACTGCGGGCGACGAACACCGCCGACTCCTCTCCGCCGGTCAGCGTGTCGCTCTCGACGCGCTGGAACTCGCCGGGCATCGGTCCCGCGCACCACTTGCAGACGCCCCGGTTGAACAGCATGATGTTGTGGCGGCTCCACTGGTCGAACGCTCCCAGTAGCTCCTCGCCGTCCCAGTGCTCGACCGCGGTCGGCGGGAACGGGACGTCCTGGAACTCCCGGTCGCAGTCTGGGCACGCGATCCGGAGTCGGGCGTCCTCGTACCGGACTTCGAGCCCCGACCCGCATTCGGGACAGCCGCTGTCCGGCTCGACGTCGCCGACGTCGGTCTCGTCCGTGAAGAAGCCGGCCACGACCGTCCGGTACAGCAGGTCGCCGGGGTACGTCAGCGAGTAGCCGTCGTCGCGCTCCCGGACGAACCGGCCGACCAGCTTCTGGAGGTGGTAGTTGAACTTTCCGCTGTCGCGGATCCCCGCCCGGTCGCGGAGCTCCGAGAAGCTGAGGACGCCCTCGTACTCCTCGTAGGGGGCCTCGGCCAGCGCCCGGAGGATCGTCATCCGGGTCCCGTCGGCGACCAGCCCGAACGCCTCGGCGGGGTCGAGTCCGTCGGCCTCGCTCATACGGCCCACTCCGCTCGCGGCCCCTAAATAGCCACTCCCGCTGCGGAAGCCATCTCCAGTGGGGCCGAGCGTCCCGCGGCGACCGCGGTCGGCTCCGGTCGCGAAGGGGCAGGGATTAGTCGCTCGACTCCGAACGCCAGCGCATGGAGACCACCGACGCGTTCGTCGGCCTGACGTGTGTCGACTGCGGCGAGACGTTCGACGCCGGGGAAGCGACCCACCGCTGTCCCGACTGCGGGGGCATCCTGGACCCGGATTACGACTACGACGACATCGAACTGACTCGCGAGGACCTCGCGTCCCGGTCGTTCGAGTCGATGTGGCGCTACGAGGAGCTGCTGCCGTTCCCGCGGAGCGCCGCGGTCACGATGGACGAGGGCGCGACCCAGCTGGTGGAGTGCCCGAACCTCGCCGACGAACTCGGGGTCGGCCGGGTGCTGTTCAAGGACGAGGGCCGCAACCCGACCGGGACGTTCAAGGACCGGGGCCAGACCGCGGCGATGACGGCGGCGGTCCAGCACGGCGCGACCGACGTGGCGCTCAACTCGGCGGGCAACGCCGGCCAGGCGGCCGCGGCTTACGCCGCCCGGGCGGGGCTCGACTCCCACGTCTTCCTGCCCTCGCGGGCCGGGTTCACCAACAAGGCGATGGTCAACGTCCACGGCGGCGACCTGACCGTCGTCGAGGGCCGCATCGGCGACGCCGGCGCGGCCTACGAGGACGCGATGGCGGAACACGACGACTGGTACTCGGTCAAGACGTTCGTCACCCCGTACCGCCACGAGGGCAAGAAGACGATGCTGTACGAGGTCGTCGAGCAGAACGACTGGGAGGTGCCCGACGCCGTCGTCTACCCGACCGGCGGCGGCGTCGGCCTGGTCGGGATGCACAAGGCCGCCAAGGAGCTGCGCGACCTGGGCCTCACCGACGAGCTCCCGGCGATGTACGCGGCCCAGTCGGCGGGCTGCGCGCCCGTCGTGGAGGCGTTCGAGGAGGGCAAGGACGTCCACGAAGTCTGGGAGACCCCCGACACTATCTGCGGCGGCATCGAGATCCCCGACCCGGGCGCGAGTCCGCTCATCCTCGACGCGCTGCGCGAGAGCGACGGCGGCGCGGTCGCCACCAGCGACGAGGACATCCTCGACAGCGCCATCGCGGTCGCCCAGCACGAGGGCCTGGAGATGGGCGCGACCTGCGCGGCGGCGGCCAGCGGGGCGTGGGAGCTCGCCCGGCGGGGCGAGTTCGACGAGGACGACACCGTGGTGCTGCTCAACACCGGCGCGGGCAACAAGGACGACGACGTGCTCCGCAGCCACCTGATGGGCAAGGGCATCTGAGGGGAGAATCGTAGAGCCGCGGCGGGCCCGATAACGGCGGGCGCGTCGCTCGATTCGAGCGGAGGGAGACGCGAAGCCCGAGCGCCCTGATACGTCCCCTTCTACTGTTCGACGCTGACCGGGTCCTCCGAGATGATCCAGGCGTCGGGCGATTCCTTCGACCGGAGTTCGAGGCGGCCGTTGTGGAAGTGAGCGGTGACACGTTCGCTCGACTCGGTCTCTGACATCCTGTCCGGCGCTACGCCGGACCCGGCCATTACTATACGCCGTCTACTCGCGGGACACAGGCGGTCTACCGGTCGATACGCGGAGTCTACTCGGGCGTAAGCGGGACCGGACCGCGAAAAACGGACGACGGTCAGTAGTAGTACACTTCGAACTCGCTGCCGCAGTTGCCGCAGTCGACAGTCGTTCCGGTGAGTCGGTCGGGGTCGCTGAACCGCGGGTCGGGCTCGCCGCCGTCGGTGGCGACCGCGGCGACCCGACCGTCGCAGTTCGGACACCCGATGCTCGTCTCGATGCGCGACATGCTCCGGAGATACCCCGTGCCGGCGGTTAGTTATACGCCGTCTAAACTCGAAACAGGCGGGGCGTGGGAGCCGTCCGTCTCGTCGTAGCCACCCGGTACCGGCGGGGTGGTCGGTCGGTGCGCAGGCCGCGGTTCCCGACGGCGAGGCGGCCGCCGAACTGGAACGGGACAAATATAAGTTTTAGACGCCACTAAATCGGAACAACGAATGCTGAGCGACGTGATGGAAGACTACCTGAAGTCGATATACGCCCTCCAGAAGGAGGACGGCGGGCCGGTCTCGACCTCGGCCATCGCCGACTACCTCGACGTGACGTCGCCGACGGTCACGAGCATGGTCGAGAAGCTCGAGGACCGGGGACTGGTCGAGCGCGAGAAGTACAAGGGGGTCGAGCTCACCGAGGAGGGCGAGACGGTGGCGCTGGAGGTGGTGCGCCACCATCGGCTGCTCGAGTCGTACCTGACCGAGCACCTGGACTACGCGTGGAGCGAGGTCCACGAGGAGGCCGACACGCTCGAGCACCACATCAGCGAGGAGTTCGAGCAGCGGGTCGCCGAGGCGCTGGGCGACCCCGAGGTCGACCCCCACGGCGACCCCATCCCGGGCGCCGACCTCACCCCGCCGGAGGCCGACGACACCACGCCGCTCTCCGAGCACGACGCCGGCGACCGCCTCGTGGTCGCGCGCGTCAGCGACCGCGACGAGGAGGAACTCCGCTACCTCGCGGACGCGGGGGTCGCGCCGGGCACCGAACTCTACGTCGCCGACGTGGCGCCGTTCGGGATGGTGACCGCCCGGCTCGGCGGCGAGGGCGGCTCCGAGCAGAGCCTGCCCGAGAACGTCGCCCGCTCCATCCGGGTCCGGCCCGCGGGGGATGAGGACGGCGACGGGAGTGACCGCGACAGCCTCGAGAACGGGCCCGGCGGGGACGCCCGGGGCGTCAGACCCTGACGGCGGTCCTGTCGGAGAGACAGCTTTTTCTCGGCGGCCTCCCGTACGTTCGGTCGATGCTCGACGCAGTCGTCTCGGGGCTGGCCGGCGTCGCCTTGGGCCTGTCGCTGGCGGCCCCGCCGGGGCCGATGAACGCGGTCATCGCCGAGGAGAGCGTGTTGCGTGGCTGGGGCTCGGGGTTCCGGGCGGGCCTCGGCGCGATGTCGGCCGACGCCTGCTTCTTCGCGCTCGCGCTGCTCGGCGTGGTCGCGGTGGTCAGGGACGCGCAGGCCGTCCAGGGCGCGCTGTTCGCCGCGGGCGGCCTGCTGATGCTGTACTTCGCCTACGGCGCGGCCAGCGACGCCAGCGAGGCGTTCGGCGCCGACGCCGCGGCCGGCGAGACCGGCCCGACCGCCGCGGACGGCGCCGGGAGCCGCGGGGACAGCAGGGGCTTCCGGAAGGCGTTCGCGCTGGCGCTGACCAACCCCTACCAGATCCTGTGGTGGCTCACGGCCGGGGTCGGCCTGCTCGACCCCGGGACGTTCGCCGTCGACGCGCTGGGCGGCCTGACCGTCTCGACCGGCAGCCCGGTCATCGTCGTGGGGTTCTTCGGCGGCATCGCGCTCTGGATCACCGGGTTCCCGGCCGCGCTGGTGTCGGTCGGCCGGCGCGTCGACGCGTTCGCGCCGGCCGTCGCCTACCTGAGCGCCCTCGTGCTCGCGCTCGCGGGCCTGTCGTTCCTCTCGAAGGCGGTCGGGATGGTGGTGTAGGTCGGCGGGACGAGCGGCTCGCGAGACTCCGATTCCGACGGACGGCACCTAAAACGATGTTCACCCGCAGGTGACCGGCTCGCGTCCGCGCGGGCCCGGCGTCGGCGACTGCCCCGCGCTCAGGGCCGTCGCTGGGTCCGACGGTCCGGCGACGTCTCGCAGTCCATCTCGGGGACCTCGCCCTCGAGCCACTCGCGGAACCACTTGACCCGCTTGAGGCGCTCGTGGGCGATGCCCTCGGCGGCGTCGGTCTGGACGCGCTTTGCGGCGTCCTTGCCCCGTTCCATCACTCGGTCGACCATCTCGGCGGCGTCCATGTGGGTCCGGGCCTCGTACCCCATCCGGAGCAGCATCAGCGCGGTGCCGTTCGCGCCGACCTTGTCGAGCAGGTCGGCCTCGATGAGACACTGGGTCTCCTTCGGCAGGTCGGTCAGGTCGCCCTGGTAGGAGTGGTTCTCGACCGCCTTGCACACCTCCTCGATGAACGACTCCGGGAAGTCGCCGTGGGTCTCGAGGTACTTCCGGGCGATGCGCGCGCCCTCCTCGGCGTGGACGTCCTGGTCGGCGTCGAGCTTGGCGATGTCGTGGAACAGCGCCGCGACCCGCGCCACGTCGACGTTCGCGCCCTCCTTCTCGGCGATGGTGCACGCGAGGTCGACCACGTTGAGGATGTGGTTGAACCGGTACTCCGCGGAGTGCCAGGGGTACCACCGCATCCGGCCGCCGCCGTCCTCGTTCTCCACGCTCGCCGCGAGATACTCGTACACGAAGTCCTTCATCTCGTCGAATTCGGCCTCGGAGACGGGCGACTCCTTAATTTCGACGCCCACGGAACCACCTCGGTTCGAAGCTGTCCGTCTTCATTGTTACTCGTATAAACGAATGATTGACTCTTTAGGCTTACGACGATAGAACCTCGGTCGAAAACGGCAATTTCTCGGGCCTCGGTCCGACGTTCTCCGGCCTTCGGCGACCGGTCGTCGGCCCGGCGTCGTCTCCTCTCCGCGATACGTCGCCGGCGGTCGCGCGGTCGAACCGTGCCGCGCAGCTCGAGACCCGCGACGGCCCGCGCGAGTCGAGCAGTCCTACGGCGCGCGCAGTTCGAACTCGATGCGCTCGGTCGCCTCGCCCTTCGACTCCCGGCCGGTTATCTCGACGCGGCCGAGGTCATCGAGGCTGTCGACGTGGGTACCGCCGCAGGGGCAGTAGTCGAAGTCCTCGATCTCGACCACCCGGAGCGGGTCGACGTGTTCGGGGATGCGGTCGAGCAGCGCCCGACCCTCGTCGGTGCGCTCCTCGACCTCCTCGCGGGGGCGTTCGGCCTTCGTCACCGCGAGGTCGCGCCCGATGGCCTCGTTCGCGAGCCGCTCGATGCGCTCGACGTCCGCGTCGTCGAGGTCGACGGGCTCGAAGTCGATGCGCGACCGGTCGGCGTAGATCTGGTTGCCCGCGGTCGTCGCGCCGTACTCGTCGAGCACCACGCGCGAGACGACGTGCTGGGCGGTGTGCATCCGGCGGTGGGCCTCGCGGCGCTCCTCGTCGACGCTCCCTCGCGCAGTGTCGCCCGGTTCGGGCAGGTCGCCCTCGACCTCGTCGACGTAGTGGCGCACGTCGCCGTGGTTCTTCCGGACCTTCGTGACGTCGGCCCGGCCGCCGTCCCACGACAGCTCGCCGCGGTCGGCGGGCTGGCCGCCGCCCTCGGGGTAGAAGTACGTCCCGTCGAGGACGACGTAGTCGTCGGTCGCCTCGGTCACGGTCGCCTCGAACTCGGTCACGTCGTCCTCGTCGGGGAGGTAGCGTTGCTCGGTCACGGGCGGGAGAAAGTGGCCGAGCGGCTTAATGCTTAGTTGAGCCAGCCGGCGACCCGCCGTCGGAGCCGCGCGAACAGCGGCGTCCGGCGGGGGTCATCGCTGTCGGTCCGCGGTCGGTCGGTCGAGCGGTCCGGCTGTTCGTCGACGGGGGACGCGACGGGGCGGGCCTGTTCGCGCGACCGGAACAGGTCGCGGGTCGCGAGGGCGAACAGCGACGCGCCGAGCAGGGTCCAGCAGACGACGCGGCTCCGCCGGGCTCGTCGGGCGAACACGTATCCGGCGCCGACGAGCGGAACCGCTGCGGCTATCACCCACGTGGGGTCCATCGCTCTCCGGTCGGGTGGAAGTGGTCGAGTCGGTGCGTCCGGATGGGGGCCATGCGTGCGCAAGCGCGACCCGTAGCGGCTTTGTTATGCGTTGCCTGAGGACGCGGTCCGTCGCGCTGCGGTTCCGGTCGCGGTTCCCGACAAAGACGGTAAAGAGCGTTTGTCGCGATGTAAGCTGTGGCAATCGGTCGGGGTTTCGGTTCCTCGGCCGGCCGGTCCGGGACCGCCCGACCACTCGGAAGTGGGGTCGTCAGCCCATCGCGATCGAGACCGCCACCAGTCCGGCGAGGATGCAGACGAGACCGACCCGGCGCTTGTGTCGGGCCAGCGCGGCCTCGGGTTCGGGCGGCGCGTTCAGCAGGTCCGACTGGACCGCCAGCACCGCCCGCGGGAAGCAGTAGTCGACCAGTCCCCACGCGACCAGGACGACGCCGAGCGCGAGCCTCAGGGGGACGGACATGGAGTGTACCTAGTCGGCACTGAGTACGAAATACTTACCGGGAACGAGCCGACAAGTCGGCGGTCGGAGCGGACTCGCGCCGACGCCGACTCGCTCGGAACGCGCCCGCCGCCCGCTCACCCGGCGACCACGGGCCGCGAGATGATCCACAGCGACAGCACGGTGTAGCCGACCATGACCGCGACCAGCGGGAGGTGGGCCCGGCGGGCCCGCGCCGGCGTCCCGTACCGGCGGACGGCGACCTCGTGGGCGGCGACCACGGCCGCGACGTGGCCGACCACGATGAGCAGCACCTGCGACCCCCAGAAGACCGGGACCGACAGCCAGCCGAGCAGGCTGACGGTCGCCTCGGAGCCGACCGCGCGGAGTCCGAGCTCGGCTGCCTGCGCGAGGTTGCGGACTACGTAGGGGTAGTTGTGCGCGAGCTCGTAGGCGACCGCGATGGGGACGACCGTGGGTGCGAACGCCCGCGCGGTCGAGACGGCCGACGCGCCCGTCCCGCCCAGGCGTTCGACGGCCGCCGCCGCACCGACGAAGCCGAGCACGAACGCGACGAGTCCGGCGACGTACAGCAGGACGCCGGTTGACACGCCCGTACCGAGCGCGTCCGCGACCACGAACAGGAGCCGCTGGTACTCCGGGGTACCAGTGAACCCGTCGAAGCTCACGGTGTAGACCATCGCGACGACGAAGGTGAGGACGCCCGGCTCGACGGCCGGCGTCGTACAGCCCGCCCACGGGAATCGGGTCTCCGCCGCGTAGCCGTCGTCCCGGGCGCGGACGCGAAGCGGCGCGACGCGTCCGAACTGCCGGTACAGCACCTCGAAGACGTCGGCGCGCCGGAACCACTCCCGGCCGAAGGCGACCCCGCCGAGCACCATGACGACCGCGTAGAGCGCGACCAGTCCCGCCGTGAGCCGGGGCGAGCGCGGAATCACGGTGAGGTTCTCGACCACCCCGACGAGGGCGACGAAGCCGAGGACGGCGGGCCAGACGCCCCAGGCCGCCGGATACGCGCGGAGTGCGACGCGGCCGCCTTCGAGCGCCTCGAGGAGCGCGTGGACGCCGCGCCACGGCGAGAGCGCCCGCCACGGACTCCCGACAAGCATCGCGACGAGTCCGACGCCCTTGAGCCAGAGCGGCCACGCGAACACGGTGGCGACGTTCTCGGCGGCGACCTGTCGGCCCGCGAGTCCCCGGACGACCGCGAAGACGACCGCCGCGGCGAACCCGACGCGTCCGGCCGCCCGGAGCCACCGCATCGCCCCGGGGGAGGCCCGACCGACCGTCCGGGTCGCGCTCGGGGCGAGTTCCCCGTTTCGGCCGAGCCACGCGGCCGTGAGGCCGACCGTCGCGCCGGCGCCGACGAACAGGACGGCGAGCGGGATGGGCGAGTCGAACCGCGTCCCGCCGACGTCGTGGGCGGCGGCGACGCCGGCGAACGCGGCGATGCACGCGAACGCGACGGGGACTGCGAGCCCGGCGAGGACCCCGACCGAACGCCCCGCCCGTCGCGTCCAACTCATACCGTAGTGCGGGCGAGTCGCGCGGAAGTAACTGCTGGTACGCGCGTCGAATCCCGCCCGCCACATCGGCAGCCTTTATCCCGGGTACCCGCAACTCGGCACATGCGCATTCGGACGGTCGCGGTCGTTCTCGCGGTGCTCGCCGGCCTGCTCGGCGCGGCCGCGGTCGGCCTCGGCGTCTTCGGCGGGGAGAGCACGACCCTAACCGCCGAGTGGGTGAGCGGGACGGGCCGCGAGGTGACCTCGAACCACCACGCGGTCGCGGCGGGCCGACCGGGCGGCCGGGGGATGGTGTACGCGCCGGTGAGCGGTCGGGCGAACACCACCCAGTGCGCCCTCTACGGGCTCTCGGCCGCAAACGGGTCGACCGACTGGACGTACGCGGTGCCGCCGGCCGACTGCACGATACACTCGGTGGCCGACCCGACGCTGGCCGACTACGACGACGACGGCACCGTCGAGGTGCTGGCCGGCACGACCGAGCGGGCGGTGGTCGCCGTCGACCCGGCGACCGGCGCGGTCGAGTTCCGGCGCGACCTGGGCTCGTACGGCTACTCGAAACCGGTGGTGACCGACTTCGTCGGCGACGACGCGAAGGAGATCATCGTCGTCGACGCTCACGGGACGGTCTACGTTCTCCGGCCGAACGGGTCGGAAGTCTGGTCGAAAAAGCTCGACCGGTACACCTGGGGCCAGCCGGCGGTCGCCGACTTCGACGACGACGGCGACCCGGAGCTGACGGTCGGCGTCGGCGGGGAGGGCCACCTCTACCTGTTCGAGCGGAACGGCACGGTCGCGTGGCGGCGAACCGACTCGCTCGGCGGGTCGATAACGTGGTTGACGACGGGACAGGCCGACGGGGACCCGGCGCGGGAGATCGTCACCGCGACCGCCGCGGGCGGCGTCGCGATGTTCGACGGGACGGACGGTCGCGTCGAGTGGGAACGCGACTTCGGCCGACTCGCCGCCGTCCGCGCCCTCGGCGACGGCGACGGTGACGGCGCACCCGAGGTGTACGCGGTCGCCCGCGACGGGAAGCTCCGGAGCATCGCCGTCGCCACGGGGGACGTCGAGTGGACGACGACGCTGACGACCGCGGACGTCCAGATGATGCCCCCGCCGTCGCTCGGCGACGTCGACGGCGACGACTCGCCGGAGCTGGTCGCGGCGACGAACGACGGGACCGTCGCCGTCGTCGACCCGGTCGGGGGCGACGTGGTGGCCCGCTACGAGCGCGACGTCCCCGTCTTCGCGCCGCCGACGCTCGCGGACGTCGACGCCGACGGTCGCTCGGAGGCGTTCGTCATCTACGGCGACGGGCGGGTCGTGGCGCTCTCGGTTCCCGAAGGCGGATAGGCTCGATTCCGGCGCACGGTCGACGTTCCGCGACCGGCAGGCCGCCGCTCGCAATGTACCACCGTCCGGGGGAACCGAACCAACTCCGACGAGCGCCCGGATTCAGTCGGCCGCGACGCTCGCCGACGACTGGCCGCCCAGCCGGCGCGCCGATTCGACCGAGTAGACCAGGCTACCGGTGAACAGGACGACGCTCGCGATGATGAACAGCGAACTCAGCGGCGACGCCGTGTCGACGAACACCCAGTAGATGGGGGCCGCGACCGACGGGCCGGCCGCCAGCACGGCGACCTTCGCGACGAGCGGGCCGCAGCACCCGCAGGTGCACGACCCGACGACCACGCCGGTGCCGGCGGTGCCCTCGGCCATCCCGGCCCGCTCGCCGAGCCGCCACTGGCGGGCGATCAGCGCGGCGTTCAGCCCGACGAGCCCGCCGAGCGTCCCGACCACGACGGCGATACCGGCCGAGAACGCGAAGAACAGCGGGATCTCCGGCAGCGCAACCTCGAGCGTCGGCCACTGGACCAGCTGGTAGGCCGCCGGCAGGACCTCGACGGTCGTCTCGTGGGGCGCGCCCTCCTCCCAGAAGAAGGTCACGAACCCGCTGGTCGCCATGAAGAACAGCGCGACGACCAGGCCGACGCCGAGTCCGAACCGGCGGGCGACCGGGTCGCGCAGGACCGACGCGAGCACGTCCCCGGCGTCGGTCCAGACGACGTACCCCACGAGGACCGGCGTGGCCAGCACGACGGCGTAGCCCAGCGGGTGGGTGTAGCTCCCGGGACCGGGGACGAGCTCGGGGTACGAGACCCACAGCCCCATCAGGATTCCCAGGAACGTGTAGCGGGGCCGGGTCGGCCACCGGAGCAGCCCGAGCACGAGACTCGCGACCGCGACGGCGAGGCCGACCACCAGCGACAGCGGCCGGTACCACGACCGCGGGAACGGCATCGTCTGCGCGGTGTACGTGGGGTCGGACGCCAGTCCCTCCCAGAGGACGGTCCCGAGGCCGGCCGCGATGAGCCCGAACAGCACGCCGTAGAGCGCGGTCGTCGGCGCGAGCCGGCCCCGCCGCTTCAGCAGGACGCTGCCGACCACCGCGGCGACGCCGCCCAGAACGACGAGCACCGCGTGCCACTGGGTGAGCCCCGACGAGTGGGTCCCGCCGTGCGCCGAGGCGCGCGGCACCCGCGTGAGGACCAGTAGCAGCACCAGCGCGACCGAGAGCTGCCGTGCCGAACGACGGAACCGCGGCTCGGTCCGGGAGATCTCGGCCGTCTCCGGTCGCGGCGTCGATGGCAGTCGCACACACGAACTTCTGTTCTCCGATAGAATTACTTTACGGACTGCCGAGCGGCCGAGTCGGTTCCGGGCACTCCGGCAGTCGCGTCGGTCGAGCGCCTCAGTCCTCGAACTGCGAGCGGGCGACCGAGACGGACCGATCGCCGAGCGCGAAGGTCTCGACCGACTCCCGGACGCGTCGCGAGCGCGGGACCAGCCGGTCGAGGACGGTCGCCGACCCGCGGACGAGCCACGGGGGGACGCGTCGACCGTGGTCGAGCCAGAATGCCAGGCCGTGCGCGGCGCGTCGCTGGAGCGAGACGACCGACTCGACGGTCGGGCGGCGCCGCGCCTCGAAGCCCCGGAGCGCCTCGTCCGGCAGCGTCTCCCCGTCGTCCGCGAGCGCACTGACGAGGAGTCCGTGGGCGACGACGGCGTCTTCGACGGCGAGCGGATTGCCCTGGGCGCCGATGGGACTTGCGGTGTGGGCGGCGTCGCCCAGTAGCAGGAGGCCGTCGTCGGTCCATCCGGGCGCGACGCCCGGCGCGACGTCGAGCAGCGTGGTGTCGCCGAAGCCGTCCAGGTGGGCGTCGATAGCGGGCCCGAGGCTCGGGTCGACCGCGGCCACCCGATTCCGGAACGCTCCGAACCCCGCTTCCCTGATGGCTGTCCACTCGCCGGCCCGGACCGGGTAGCCGACCTGGAGCTCGCCGGCGCCCAGGCCGAAGTACACGAGGATGCCGTCGCGGTCGATGCGGCCCTGCGTGCCGGCGTCGACGGCGCCGGCCGGGAGCTTGAACCAGGCCAGGTCGATGGGCGAGTCGAACAGGCCGGGGTCGATGCCGGCGCTCGT
This window encodes:
- a CDS encoding FAD-dependent monooxygenase translates to MSERTVTADVVVVGCGPGGAVLAYLLARSGVDVALVERAASFEREYRGFGWNPGVIRLFDEMDVLDDVLDLAHETVAEGAFSLYGERITVLDFDLLDTEYPYALMMEQPALLEYLVERASEYDGFAFHPATTVTDLRADESGAVRGVTARDREADEDVAFEARVAVGADGRYSAVRTSAGIDPGLFDSPIDLAWFKLPAGAVDAGTQGRIDRDGILVYFGLGAGELQVGYPVRAGEWTAIREAGFGAFRNRVAAVDPSLGPAIDAHLDGFGDTTLLDVAPGVAPGWTDDGLLLLGDAAHTASPIGAQGNPLAVEDAVVAHGLLVSALADDGETLPDEALRGFEARRRPTVESVVSLQRRAAHGLAFWLDHGRRVPPWLVRGSATVLDRLVPRSRRVRESVETFALGDRSVSVARSQFED
- a CDS encoding outer membrane protein assembly factor BamB family protein, with amino-acid sequence MRIRTVAVVLAVLAGLLGAAAVGLGVFGGESTTLTAEWVSGTGREVTSNHHAVAAGRPGGRGMVYAPVSGRANTTQCALYGLSAANGSTDWTYAVPPADCTIHSVADPTLADYDDDGTVEVLAGTTERAVVAVDPATGAVEFRRDLGSYGYSKPVVTDFVGDDAKEIIVVDAHGTVYVLRPNGSEVWSKKLDRYTWGQPAVADFDDDGDPELTVGVGGEGHLYLFERNGTVAWRRTDSLGGSITWLTTGQADGDPAREIVTATAAGGVAMFDGTDGRVEWERDFGRLAAVRALGDGDGDGAPEVYAVARDGKLRSIAVATGDVEWTTTLTTADVQMMPPPSLGDVDGDDSPELVAATNDGTVAVVDPVGGDVVARYERDVPVFAPPTLADVDADGRSEAFVIYGDGRVVALSVPEGG